A stretch of the Gossypium hirsutum isolate 1008001.06 chromosome D07, Gossypium_hirsutum_v2.1, whole genome shotgun sequence genome encodes the following:
- the LOC107954622 gene encoding casein kinase 1-like protein 6 isoform X3 — translation MLLQGGMGIPHLKWFGVETDYNVMVIDLLGPSLEDLFNYCNRKLSLKTVLMLADQMINRLEYMHSRGFLHRDIKPDNFLMGLGRKANQVYVIDYGLAKKYRDLQTHKHIPYRENKNLTGTARYASVNTHLGIEQSRRDDLESLGYVLMYFLRGSLPWQGLKAGTKKQKYDKISEKKVSTPIEVLCKSYPSEFVSYFHHCRSLRFEDKPDYSYLKRLFRDLFIREGYQFDYVFDWTVLKYPKIGGSSRGRHSSGRAGLAAGPTIEKPERISVGREIRDRFSGAVEAFSKRNISSTSPHLDHSRHKTVDDGALSKHALPDSDKRCSSSRYGSTSRRAVVASRPSSSVEANDASQNRLTSSGGRMSTTQRIQLAFESKTSSRATPVRGSRDDHPLRSFEFLSIRK, via the exons ATGCTTCTTCAAGGAGGAA TGGGTATTCCCCATCTCAAGTGGTTTGGAGTTGAGACGGATTACAATGTCATGGTAATTGACCTTCTTGGACCTAGTTTGGAGGATTTGTTCAACTACTGCAACAGGAAACTTTCCTTAAAAACAGTGTTGATGCTTGCTGATCAAATG ATTAATAGATTAGAATATATGCATTCAAGAGGCTTTCTTCACCGTGATATAAAACCTGACAACTTCTTGATGGGCTTAGGACGCAAGGCAAATCAG GTATATGTCATTGACTATGGTCTTGCAAAGAAGTATAGGGATCTTCAGACTCATAAGCACATCCCGTACag AGAAAACAAGAATCTCACTGGCACAGCTCGTTATGCAAGCGTTAACACTCACCTTGGAATTG AGCAAAGCCGAAGAGATGATTTGGAATCCCTTGGTTATGTGCTCATGTATTTCCTGCGAGGAAG CCTTCCCTGGCAGGGGTTAAAAGCTGGTACAAAAAAGCAAAAGTATGATAAGATTAGTGAAAAGAAGGTATCGACTCCTATTGAG GTTCTTTGTAAGTCATATCCGTCTGAGTTTGTGTCTTATTTTCATCACTGCCGATCTTTGCGGTTTGAAGATAAACCTGATTATTCATATTTGAAGAGGCTTTTCCGAGACTTGTTTATAAGAGAAG GTTATCAGTTTGACTATGTCTTTGACTGGACTGTATTGAAGTACCCAAAGATTGGTGGCAGCTCCAGAGGGCGG CATTCCAGTGGAAGGGCAGGTTTAGCTGCTGGACCAACCATTGAAAAACCCGAAAGAATCTCAG TGGGAAGAGAGATTCGGGATAGATTCTCCGGTGCTGTTGAAGCATTTTCCAAAAGAAATATTTCAAGTACCAGTCCTCATCTTGATCATTCTAGACACAAGACTGTTGATGATGGGGCTTTGTCAAAGCATGCG CTCCCTGATTCAGATAAAAGATGCAGTTCTTCTCGATATGGTAGCACTTCAAGAAGAGCTGTAGTAGCAAGCAGGCCTAGTTCATCCGTTGAAGCCAACGACGCATCGCAAAACCGACTAACATCAAGTGGTGGCCGCATGTCTACCACACAAAGAATTCAACTTGCCTTTGAATCTAAGACATCTAGCCGAGCCACCCCTGTTAGAGGAAGCCGTGATGATCATCCTCTTAGAAGTTTTGAGTTCCTCTCGATTAGGAAATAA
- the LOC107954622 gene encoding casein kinase 1-like protein 6 isoform X2 codes for MDHVIGGKFKLGRNIGSGSFGELYLGVNVQTGEEVAVKLESAKTKHPQLYYESKLYMLLQGGMGIPHLKWFGVETDYNVMVIDLLGPSLEDLFNYCNRKLSLKTVLMLADQMINRLEYMHSRGFLHRDIKPDNFLMGLGRKANQVYVIDYGLAKKYRDLQTHKHIPYRENKNLTGTARYASVNTHLGIEQSRRDDLESLGYVLMYFLRGSLPWQGLKAGTKKQKYDKISEKKVSTPIEVLCKSYPSEFVSYFHHCRSLRFEDKPDYSYLKRLFRDLFIREGYQFDYVFDWTVLKYPKIGGSSRGRHSSGRAGLAAGPTIEKPERISVGREIRDRFSGAVEAFSKRNISSTSPHLDHSRHKTVDDGALSKHALPDSDKRCSSSRYGSTSRRAVVASRPSSSVEANDASQNRLTSSGGRMSTTQRIQLAFESKTSSRATPVRGSRDDHPLRSFEFLSIRK; via the exons ATGGATCATGTGATTGGTGGTAAGTTCAAGCTTGGAAGAAATATTGGCAGTGGCTCTTTTGGAGAGCTTTATTTGG GGGTAAATGTGCAAACTGGAGAGGAAGTTGCTGTCAAACTG GAATCTGCAAAGACCAAGCATCCTCAGCTTTATTATGAGTCAAAATTGTATATGCTTCTTCAAGGAGGAA TGGGTATTCCCCATCTCAAGTGGTTTGGAGTTGAGACGGATTACAATGTCATGGTAATTGACCTTCTTGGACCTAGTTTGGAGGATTTGTTCAACTACTGCAACAGGAAACTTTCCTTAAAAACAGTGTTGATGCTTGCTGATCAAATG ATTAATAGATTAGAATATATGCATTCAAGAGGCTTTCTTCACCGTGATATAAAACCTGACAACTTCTTGATGGGCTTAGGACGCAAGGCAAATCAG GTATATGTCATTGACTATGGTCTTGCAAAGAAGTATAGGGATCTTCAGACTCATAAGCACATCCCGTACag AGAAAACAAGAATCTCACTGGCACAGCTCGTTATGCAAGCGTTAACACTCACCTTGGAATTG AGCAAAGCCGAAGAGATGATTTGGAATCCCTTGGTTATGTGCTCATGTATTTCCTGCGAGGAAG CCTTCCCTGGCAGGGGTTAAAAGCTGGTACAAAAAAGCAAAAGTATGATAAGATTAGTGAAAAGAAGGTATCGACTCCTATTGAG GTTCTTTGTAAGTCATATCCGTCTGAGTTTGTGTCTTATTTTCATCACTGCCGATCTTTGCGGTTTGAAGATAAACCTGATTATTCATATTTGAAGAGGCTTTTCCGAGACTTGTTTATAAGAGAAG GTTATCAGTTTGACTATGTCTTTGACTGGACTGTATTGAAGTACCCAAAGATTGGTGGCAGCTCCAGAGGGCGG CATTCCAGTGGAAGGGCAGGTTTAGCTGCTGGACCAACCATTGAAAAACCCGAAAGAATCTCAG TGGGAAGAGAGATTCGGGATAGATTCTCCGGTGCTGTTGAAGCATTTTCCAAAAGAAATATTTCAAGTACCAGTCCTCATCTTGATCATTCTAGACACAAGACTGTTGATGATGGGGCTTTGTCAAAGCATGCG CTCCCTGATTCAGATAAAAGATGCAGTTCTTCTCGATATGGTAGCACTTCAAGAAGAGCTGTAGTAGCAAGCAGGCCTAGTTCATCCGTTGAAGCCAACGACGCATCGCAAAACCGACTAACATCAAGTGGTGGCCGCATGTCTACCACACAAAGAATTCAACTTGCCTTTGAATCTAAGACATCTAGCCGAGCCACCCCTGTTAGAGGAAGCCGTGATGATCATCCTCTTAGAAGTTTTGAGTTCCTCTCGATTAGGAAATAA
- the LOC107954622 gene encoding casein kinase 1-like protein 9 isoform X1, with protein MVNCPWMIILSALSFQPALFFSFEMKMWWCSSTVPLRMCHFRCKCEGCQKFLIMESAKTKHPQLYYESKLYMLLQGGMGIPHLKWFGVETDYNVMVIDLLGPSLEDLFNYCNRKLSLKTVLMLADQMINRLEYMHSRGFLHRDIKPDNFLMGLGRKANQVYVIDYGLAKKYRDLQTHKHIPYRENKNLTGTARYASVNTHLGIEQSRRDDLESLGYVLMYFLRGSLPWQGLKAGTKKQKYDKISEKKVSTPIEVLCKSYPSEFVSYFHHCRSLRFEDKPDYSYLKRLFRDLFIREGYQFDYVFDWTVLKYPKIGGSSRGRHSSGRAGLAAGPTIEKPERISVGREIRDRFSGAVEAFSKRNISSTSPHLDHSRHKTVDDGALSKHALPDSDKRCSSSRYGSTSRRAVVASRPSSSVEANDASQNRLTSSGGRMSTTQRIQLAFESKTSSRATPVRGSRDDHPLRSFEFLSIRK; from the exons ATGGTTAACTGCCCTTGGATGATAATTTTATCAGCTTTATCTTTCCAACCTGCGCTTTTCTTTTCGTTTGAAATGAAGATGTGGTGGTGCTCTTCCACAGTTCCACTTAGAATGTGTCATTTTAGGTGCAAATGTGAAGGGTGTCAAAAGTTCCTTATCATG GAATCTGCAAAGACCAAGCATCCTCAGCTTTATTATGAGTCAAAATTGTATATGCTTCTTCAAGGAGGAA TGGGTATTCCCCATCTCAAGTGGTTTGGAGTTGAGACGGATTACAATGTCATGGTAATTGACCTTCTTGGACCTAGTTTGGAGGATTTGTTCAACTACTGCAACAGGAAACTTTCCTTAAAAACAGTGTTGATGCTTGCTGATCAAATG ATTAATAGATTAGAATATATGCATTCAAGAGGCTTTCTTCACCGTGATATAAAACCTGACAACTTCTTGATGGGCTTAGGACGCAAGGCAAATCAG GTATATGTCATTGACTATGGTCTTGCAAAGAAGTATAGGGATCTTCAGACTCATAAGCACATCCCGTACag AGAAAACAAGAATCTCACTGGCACAGCTCGTTATGCAAGCGTTAACACTCACCTTGGAATTG AGCAAAGCCGAAGAGATGATTTGGAATCCCTTGGTTATGTGCTCATGTATTTCCTGCGAGGAAG CCTTCCCTGGCAGGGGTTAAAAGCTGGTACAAAAAAGCAAAAGTATGATAAGATTAGTGAAAAGAAGGTATCGACTCCTATTGAG GTTCTTTGTAAGTCATATCCGTCTGAGTTTGTGTCTTATTTTCATCACTGCCGATCTTTGCGGTTTGAAGATAAACCTGATTATTCATATTTGAAGAGGCTTTTCCGAGACTTGTTTATAAGAGAAG GTTATCAGTTTGACTATGTCTTTGACTGGACTGTATTGAAGTACCCAAAGATTGGTGGCAGCTCCAGAGGGCGG CATTCCAGTGGAAGGGCAGGTTTAGCTGCTGGACCAACCATTGAAAAACCCGAAAGAATCTCAG TGGGAAGAGAGATTCGGGATAGATTCTCCGGTGCTGTTGAAGCATTTTCCAAAAGAAATATTTCAAGTACCAGTCCTCATCTTGATCATTCTAGACACAAGACTGTTGATGATGGGGCTTTGTCAAAGCATGCG CTCCCTGATTCAGATAAAAGATGCAGTTCTTCTCGATATGGTAGCACTTCAAGAAGAGCTGTAGTAGCAAGCAGGCCTAGTTCATCCGTTGAAGCCAACGACGCATCGCAAAACCGACTAACATCAAGTGGTGGCCGCATGTCTACCACACAAAGAATTCAACTTGCCTTTGAATCTAAGACATCTAGCCGAGCCACCCCTGTTAGAGGAAGCCGTGATGATCATCCTCTTAGAAGTTTTGAGTTCCTCTCGATTAGGAAATAA